The sequence TGTCGCTCGTGTCTTTCTGTGTTACTCAAATATTCCCATTTAAACACCAAGTTCCAGTCAAACCCACCCCGAAGATCTGCTGATGCTCCTATGTACTGGAAGGTATCCATACTAATAACGTCGATCACAGGACATACTACGCGCGTAGGGTCTTCTTTCACCCTAATCAACAACGGTTCTAACCAGTCTACATTGCACTCACAATGACTATCGAGAAATGTAAGAACGGGAGCAGTAGCTGCATCTGCTCCCCTAACACGGGATCGCACCAATCCTTCACGTTGCTCGTTTCTAATCACTTTGattttatggatttttgccagCTCCTGACCATCCTCCGGGAAGTCAGAATAATCATCCACTAGGATAATCTCGTGTATTAAATGTTCCGGAGATCTGTTTAAGACACTAACGATTGTCCGTAAGAGGGTACTTCGTGCCTCATTATGGAAGGTTATGATCACACTTGTTGGTGATAGGTCGCTTGGCCATTTTTTTCGGCACATGGGATTTCTGGTGTCTGGAAGTTCTCGATTGCTTTTCAAATTATCACTTGCTTGCTGATTGAAACGATTCCGTAAGTACGGATCCTCGCCTTGCTGCAGGCTACCCTTCTGTATGTATACCATTTCATCAAAATAGTCCCATGTGTGCCGAGGTGAGGACATATGCAGTAGGGAGTTTGAAGCAACATTCTGCTTAGATGAGGTCGACGGACTATACATATGCGACAGCCATTCCGCAGAAAGTGACTGCGGGGTAACGGCAGGTGTTTGATGGTCACCTCGTAATCGCAACGCTCGGTTACGACTTTTGTAGCTTCCTTCGAAGTAGTACACTGCTACCAGTATCCAAGTTATCGCTAGTatcagaaaaatctttaaatttctcCGCATGTTATAAATTGACTACAGTGATGTAGTATTAATGCTAAACTGATGATTTGAATGGTGATGTTACTCCTTTGACTAGACTGGTTAGCACACATCCATGTGCTAAGATATCTTTGCTAACTATATTATCTAACTAGGAATCAACTTGCGCTGAGATTTTTGTATACATCTGCGTCCATTTCTGGTTTTCTCAATCTCGAAGCCCTGAAAATAAATGGAacatgaaaagaaaaaaaaatgtatttatgTTTGTATCATGTTTT comes from Armigeres subalbatus isolate Guangzhou_Male chromosome 2, GZ_Asu_2, whole genome shotgun sequence and encodes:
- the LOC134211836 gene encoding polypeptide N-acetylgalactosaminyltransferase 2-like; this translates as MRRNLKIFLILAITWILVAVYYFEGSYKSRNRALRLRGDHQTPAVTPQSLSAEWLSHMYSPSTSSKQNVASNSLLHMSSPRHTWDYFDEMVYIQKGSLQQGEDPYLRNRFNQQASDNLKSNRELPDTRNPMCRKKWPSDLSPTSVIITFHNEARSTLLRTIVSVLNRSPEHLIHEIILVDDYSDFPEDGQELAKIHKIKVIRNEQREGLVRSRVRGADAATAPVLTFLDSHCECNVDWLEPLLIRVKEDPTRVVCPVIDVISMDTFQYIGASADLRGGFDWNLVFKWEYLSNTERHERQKDPTTPIRTPMIAGGLFVIDKAYFEKLGKYDTQMDIWGGENLEISFRVWQCGGSLEIIPCSRVGHVFRKRHPYTFPGGGSGNIFAKNTRRAAEVWMDDYKQYYYAAVPLAKNIPFGNIEERLELKERLQCKPFKWYLANVYPQLSIPEQQTKGSLRQGPYCMDTLGHLVDGIVGLYQCHDSGGNQDWAITKKGQIKHLDLCLTLLNFAVRSRFNTVVLKYCDESVNQQWHKRDGGLIQHSKINVCLDSRYVKEKGITAERCNSALETQHWRLITK